In a genomic window of Suricata suricatta isolate VVHF042 chromosome 12, meerkat_22Aug2017_6uvM2_HiC, whole genome shotgun sequence:
- the LOC115273229 gene encoding zinc finger protein 558-like: MHGYPNSAQVILAHVQNCWPQFPGAACHLHSPPTSCVFSPRIGYRVDKPSRIAQLEQEDKVMTEERGILPGSCPGLEAVLKAKWLTRKKHVLRKEHSNGIKAERNHLGVKVNECNQCFKVFSTKSNLTQHKRIHTGEKPYDCNQCGKSFSSRSYLTIHKRIHNGEKPYECTDCGKAFNDPSSLRLHVRIHTGEKPYECNQCFHVFRTSCNLKSHKRIHTRENHHECNQCGKAFSTRSSLTGHNSIHTGEKPYACHDCGKAFRKSSYLTQHMRTHTGEKPYECDQCGKSFSSSFSLTVHKRIHTGEKPYECSNCGKAFNNLSAVKKHVRTHTGEKPYECNHCGKSFTTNSYLSVHKRIHNRWI, from the exons ATGCATGGCTATCCCAACTCGGCACAAGTCATACTTGCTCATGTTCAGAATTGTTGGCCCCAGTTTCCCGGAGCTGCTTGTCACCTGCACAGTCCTCCTACATCATGTGTCTTTTCTCCACGAATAGGGTATCGTGTTGATAAGCCCAGTCGGATCGCCCAGTTGGAGCAAGAAGACAAAGTGATGACGGAGGAGCGAGGAATTCTCCCAGGCAGCTGTCCTG gtTTGGAGGCTGTACTTAAAGCCAAATGGTTAACTCGTAAGAAGCATGTTCTTAGAAAAGAACATTCCAATGGCATTAAAGCG GAAAGAAATCATCTTGGAGTGAAAGTCAATGAGTGTAATCAGTGCTTTAAAGTCTTCAGCACAAAATCTAACCTCACTCAGCAcaagagaattcatactggagaaaaaccctaTGACTGTAATCAATGTGGCAAGTCGTTCAGCAGTAGATCCTACCTGACTATTCATAAGAGGATACACAATGGGGAGAAGCCCTACGAATGCACTgactgtgggaaagccttcaaTGATCCCTCATCCCTTAGACTGCACGtgagaattcacactggagaaaaaccctatgaatgtaatcAGTGTTTTCACGTCTTCCGCACTAGCTGTAACCTCAAAAGCCACAAGAGAATTCATACAAGAGAGAATCACCATGAATGTAatcaatgtggcaaggccttcaGCACAAGGTCCTCCCTCACCGGGCATAATAGTATTCATACAGGGGAGAAACCTTACGCGTGCCATgactgtgggaaagccttcaggaAGAGCTCATATCTGACACAGCACATGAGAactcatactggagaaaaaccctaTGAGTGTGACCAGTGTGGGAAATCCTTCAGCAGCAGCTTCTCTCTTACTGTGCACAAGAGAAttcacactggggagaagccctATGAATGCAGTAACTGTGGGAAAGCATTTAATAATCTCTCAGCTGTTAAGAAACATGTGAGgactcacactggagagaaaccctacgaATGTAATCATTGCGGAAAATCTTTCACCACTAACTCTTACCTTTCTGTGCACAAGAGAATTCATAATAGGTGGATATGA